The nucleotide window AGATACTCGTAGACCCGGACTTCGCCCTCAAGTTCAAGGAGTCGAAGGGGAAGACCGAGCTCAGCAGTTCCGAGCATCTTGCCATCGACGCGATCTTCAAGGACGCCAAGAAAGGCGACCACGCCGGCGAAACGACCGTGAAGGAGACGTTCGGGACGAACGACGTGGCCGAGGTGGCAAAGCAGATCCTCCACAAGGGCGAGATGCAACTCACCACCGAGCAGCGCCGCGTGCTCCAGGAGCAGAAGCGCAAACTCATCGTGAGCACCATCGTGCGAAACGCGATCAATCCCCAGACGGGGACACCGCACCCGCCGCTGCGGATCGAGAACGCGATGGACGAGGCGAAGGTCCACGTGGACCCCTTCAAGTCCGTCGAAGAGCAGGTGAAGGAGATCCTCGGCCACTTGAAGCCGCTCATCCCCATCCGCTTCGAATCCGTGAAGGTCGCAGTGCACCTGCCGGCGTTACAGGCCGCGAAGGCCTACGGACTCGTCAAAGGGGCAGGGACGCTCGTCCGCGAGGAATGGCAGGCGGACGGGTCGTGGGTGGGGGTCGTCGAGATGCCGGCCGGTATGCAGACGGAATTCTACGACAGGTTGAACGAGAAGACCGGCGGCGACAACGAGACGAAGCTAGTGAAATGAGAGTGCTATCCATGACTGAACAAGGAACAGCGAAGGAAGTCGTCATCCCGGGCGACCTGGTGGACGATTCGGGGCAGCTACGCCCCGGGGCCAACACGTACAAGGAAGGAAACCGCATCTACGCGATGCGCCTTGGCCTAAAGGCGGTACGCGGCGACACAGTGAACGTCATCTCGCTCTCCGGGAGATACGACCCGCAGCGCGGCGACATGGTGATAGGCACCGTCGTCGAGACCGGCCCGTCGAACTGGTACATCAGCATAGGAGCGCCGTCCGATGTCGGCATGCACGTGAACGACGTGCCGTGGCGCGTCGATTTCGGTGAGACGGCGAAGTTCCTCAACACCGGCGACACGGTGCTCATCAAGATATTCCACGTCGACGAGATCAAGAAGGTCCAGGTCACCATGAAGGACCGCCAATGCAGGAAGCTCACGGGCGGCCTCGTCTTCGAAGTGGCGCCGTCCAAAGTGGCCCGGATCGTAGGGAGGAACGGCTCGATGATCGGCCTCGTGAAGAACGCGACGTCGACAAGGATGTTCGTGGGCCAGAACGGCGTCATCTGGATCGACGGGGAACCCGCCGACGTGGCGCTCGCGACCGCGTGCATCCGCAAGATCGAGGCGGAGGCGCATCTTTCCGGCCTCACCGACTCGATCAAGGCGCTTCTTGCCGACGCCAAAGGCTGGGAAGTGGTCGAACGCGCCGAGAAACTTGCGCAGGAACAGCGCGAACAGGAAGAGCGCGAGTCGCGCGAGGAACCTCGCGGCGGCTACGGGCAAGGCGACCGCGGTGACCGGCGCGGCGGCGGAGGATTCCGCGGCGGCGACCGGAGGGGCGGCGGTGGCCGCGACCGACGCGGCGGTGGAGGATACCGTGGCGGCGACCGGCGCGGCGGCGGTGGCCGCGACAGGCGCGGCGGCGGAGGATTCCGTGGCGGCGATCGGCGAAGCGGAGGAAACAGGGGCCCGCCGCGCGACAACCAAGAAGGCTCCGGCGGAGAAGGACAATAGATTTCCAAGAGTGTGAATGGATTGAAAGCACCAGAAGGATTGAAACTGTTTGACAACGGGCGCAGGATCGACGGACGCCGCCCCGATGAACTGAGACCGATCCGCATCGACGCGGGAGTGTTGAAGCGCGCCGACGGAAGCTGCTACCTCGAATGGGGCGGCAACAAGGTGATGGCCGCGGTCTATGGACCCCGCGAAGTCCACCCGCGCCACGACTCGAACCCGACGAGGGCGATCGTGCGCTGCAGGTACAACATGGCCGCCTTCTCCGTGGGCGAGCGAAAGAGGCCCGGCCCGGACCGGCGTAGCCAGGAGATCAGCAAAGTGACCTCCGAGGCGTTGGCGCCCGTGATCCTCACACAGCTTTACCCCCGCACCGCGGTCGACATCTTCGTGGAGATAATCGAGGCCGAAGCCGGCAGTAGATGCGCGGGCCTTACGGCCGCGAGCGTCGCGCTCGCCGACGCCGGCATCCCCATGCGGGGCCTCGTTGCGGCCTGCGCGGCGGGAAAGGTCGACGACCACGTCGTCTTGGACCTCGGCCGCGAAGAGGACAACTACGGCGACAGCGACATGCCGATGGCGGTGATCCCGAAGACCGGCGAGGTGGTCCTCCTCCAGATGGACGGACACTTCACGGACGAACAGTTCGAGACCGCGTTCGACCTCGCGCACCGCGCGTGCTACGAGATATTCGAATTGCAAAAAGACGCCCTTCGAAGGAAGTACAAGGACGTGGTGCCGCAAGGCGAGGACGAGGGCGAAGAGGGCCAGGAAGGCGGGTTCGAGCCCGTCGAGGAGCCTAACGCGGCCGAAGAGATCGTGGAGCGTGAACGCTGATGGTGGAATCGCACATGGTGAGCGAGATCAAGCGCGACTACATCCTCCAGATGGCCAAGAGCGGCAAGAGGTACGACGGTCGCGCATGGGACGAGTACCGCCCGATACGCATCGAGACCGGCATCGTGCAGCAGGCCGAGGGGTCCGCGCGCGTCCATATCGGCGACACGGAGGTGGTCGTAGGGATCAAGTGCGAGATCGGCACACCCTACCCAGACTCCCCGAATTCTGGCGTGATGACGACGGCTGCCGAGATGCTGCCTATGGCGAGCCCCGACTTCGAAAAGGGACCGCCGAGCCAGAAATCGATCGAGCTCGCCCGTGTGGTCGACCGCGGCATCCGCGAGACCGAGACCATCGACTTCGACAAGCTCTGCATCGAGCCGGGCGAAAAAGTCTGGATGGTCTTCATCGACAGCCACATCCTCGACTACGACGGGAACCTCATCGACGCGTGCGCCCTCGGGGCGATGGCGGCCCTCATGACGGCGAAGGTGCCGAACATGAAGAAAGGCCTCAACATCCCTGACGTGCCGCTTCCCATCAACCACTGGCCGATAACGTGCACGGCGATGAAGATCGGAGACAAGATCGCCTTCGACCCGAGCCTCACCGAGGACCAGGTCGGATCACCGCGCCTTTCCGTCTCGATTGACGAGAACGGCGACATCCGGGCGATGCAGAAGGGAGAGGAAGGCGGCTTCACGAAGGAAGAGGTGAAGCACATCATCGCGATGTCGCGTGTCAAGGGCAACGACATCCGCAGGATGCTTCAAGACCACGTGAAAAGCCTGTAGGCCGTGGACCGGTCCATGCCGGGCAACGTCCGGGAGGACGCCGCGGCCAGGCCGTCTCCACTCCTCCAAACCCTTAAATATGGTAACCATAATAGTCGGCCCTCCAGCCCCTCCTCGGGCTGTCGGTGACTCTCATGGCCCAGAGAACGAAGAAGGTCAAATCGGTCGGCCGTTTCGGCGCCCGGTACGGTGTGTCGATCCGGCGCCGCGTGCGCGAGGTCGAGGCAAAGCAACGGCTCTACCACGCGTGTCCCGGGTGCGGAGCATTGAAGGTGAAACGCGTCTCGACTTCCATCTGGCAATGCAGAAAGTGCGACTACAAGTTCGCCGGTGGGGCCTACATCCCGGACACGCCGGCCGGAAAGATAGTGTTCCGCACGATCCGCGACATACTGGAAGGGCGAAAACCCGTCCCGATAGTCGTAGAGGAGGCGACGGACCGATGAACTACCGTTGCGGCCGCTGCAGGAAACCCGTAGAGTTCGACGCGAACAACATCGGCATGCGCTGCCCCTACTGCGGCTCGAAGGTGTTCTACAAGGAGCGCCCGACGGTCGCAAAGAAGGTCAAGGCGTTCTGACATGAGCCGGGCCACGGGTGCCACGCTTCTTTCTTCCCCTCCGAGCGGCGGGTTCAGCGCCGACCTCGAGGTCGCCTTCGACTCCCAGCGCGAGGCGCGGGTGGCATACGAAGCGCTTCTTCCCGAATTCTCCTCCGAATTCCCGCGCGTCAAGCGGGCGTTCCAGATCAAGGGCTCGAAGATCGTCCTTCGTCTTGATGCGAAGGACCCCGCGTCGCTACGCGCGGGACTAAACTCCTACATGCGGTGGATGAAGACGTCCATCGAGGTCCAAGAGGTCGCTCGTCGCGCTAGCCTGCAAGGAGGCGACGCCTGATGGGGATGTCCGCGGACGACCTCCCCCCGCAGATGCGCCAACAGTTGCAGCGCCTCCAGCAGATGCAGCAACAGGCGCAGATGATAATCCAACAGCGTCTCCAACTCGAGATGCAGGTGCGCGAACTCGACAAGACGCTCGAAGAGCTGGAAAAGATCGCAAGCGATGCGCCGATCTACCGCTCGGCCGGGGCGCTCCTGGTGCGCGCCAAGGGCCGCGACGAGGTGAAGACGGAGCTTGGCGAGGAGAAGGAGACGGCCGAAGTCAAGCTCCAATCCCTCAAGAAACAGGAGGCGAAGGTGAAAGAGAGCCTCACGGCGCTACAAAGCGAACTCCAGTCCGCATTGAATTCGCTCCAACAGGGCGCGGGCGGGTCCACGCCGAGGCCCGCGGCTCCGGCAGGGACCCCTGCGGGTTCGTCGCGGCGTTCTTCCAAGCAGTGATTCATCGCGTGCGGCTCTTCGCCACAGAGTGTTTGGGTTCGCCTTGCACCATAGGCTAGCGCGTGGGCGGCCGGAAAAAGTAGGCCGCCGCCATTACTCCGAAACGGAGCGACGCGGCCACAAACAACACATATACTTATTAAACAAAAGTCGTTCGATGGTCCGCTTGCGCTCGTCACCTCGTCGGCGTAGAGCGTCCGGCCCCGCTCGGCCGGCGGCCCGCCGACGTGTACGGCTCGCCCGCGTGGTTGATGCAATGGGAAGGGAAGCGGATTTCGTCCTAGCCGGTTCGATGCTCCTGATCGTCACGTTCCTTGCGACCAGCCCTGGCGCCACGGCGGTCGGCGCCGAGCCCGGGGTCGCACTCTCCGTCGACACGAGTCCTTCCGTCTCGGAAGTGGCGATGGACGCGTCGGGCGCTTACGCGGCGGCTTCCTATTCGGATCGCCCGGACGACCTTTCGGACGACGAGTTCGTCGTGTACAGCTTCCTTGGGCAGAAAGAGTACTGCCGGGAGCAGGACAACAGCACGGCGGAGGAAGGGCGCACCAGCGTCGCCTTCGCGCGCGGTGCGGCCGGGCAGGCGGGCCAGTTCATAGTCGCGGGCGGGCCGAACCGGCACGTGACGGGTTACAGTTACAATTGCGTCCGATCCGGGACGCAGAGTTCGGCCCTTTGGCAGTTCGACATCGAGACCGGTGGGACCGTGAACGGTGTCGCTATCTCCGACGACGGGGCGCTCATCGGTGTCGCGACGACGTCATCGAACAACGCCTGCACAGGCATCGTCGGCGGCTTCCTCGGCCAGGCGACCATCTGCCGTGTCTGGGTACTTAGGAACAAGGGCACGGTCGGGACGGAGGCGTTCAACTTCACCGCCTACGGGCACGTCGCAGGCGTCGTGATGAGCGGCGACGGGAAATGGGTGCTCGCCGGCGGGGCGCGCCTCGTCCAAGGCGGCTCCGGCGGCGCCGTCTACCTTCTCGACACGACGGCGATCCCCGAGGGCTCGCGTCTTGCCGGCTCGACGGCGGTGCGCTTCGCGAACAACTACACGCTGCCGATAGTCGCGCTCGCGATAAGCAAGGACGGCGGTCTCTTCGCGTACGGGCTCACCGATGGGTCGTTCATCCTCGTCCGGAACAAGGGTTCGGCGATCTCCGCGCCCGACGATTCCTGGCAATCCAACAAGAAGACGAGCGGCGGGGCGAGTGTCCCGGTGACGACCCTCGCGCTTGACGCCACGGGCTCGCGAGTGATGGTCGGTTACGAGAACGGCGACGTGGAGTTCTACCAGGTGGCGGCAAGCGGCAATTTCCGGGCGGACAAGACCGGGACGTACAAGGCCGCCTCCCGGGTGAACGACGTCGTCATCGCCGACGACGGGTCGTATTCGTTCGCCGCCGCGGACAAGCTTCACGGTTTCTACAAGGAATCCGCCACCCCACTTTGGAGCCTCGTCACAGGCACAAGCGCGCCGACCACCGTTGCGACCTCCGCGGACGGCCTGTTCTTCTCGGCAGGAGCCGGGACCCGTTTTCTCGGTTGGAAGCAGGTCGTCGACCTCACGGTGAGCGCGGTTTCCGCCACGTTGAGCGCCAAGGCGGGCGAGACGGCGTCGTTCGAGATCAGGCTGGTCAACGCCGGAAGCACCGTCGAGGTACTCGCGCTCGGGACGAACGCGAAAGCGGCGTACTCGCCCAGCCTGTCGCAAGACCGCTTGACGGTGCGCCCTGGCGAGACGGGCGTCGTGTTCCTGAACGTCTTGGTCCCCGCCGGAGAGTTGCCCGGCAAACTCCAGTTCAACGTCTCCGCGAGCTCGAAGACGGTGTCGAAGGTCGTGTCGTTGACCTTGAACGTCGGCGCGACGAGCGACGTCGAACTCCTCACCGACACGCGCGACGTCGGCTTGAACCAGGGCGAGATAAAGACCGTGGACATCGTGGTTCGAAACACCGGGAACGCCGCCGACAGTTTCGAACTCTCGGCCTCGCAGCCTCCGACGAAGGAAGGCCGCTGGCGGATAACAGTGGAACCGAGGACCGTCAGCGTCCCGATGGGCGACCAAGAGACCGTCGCTCTCACGATCGAGGCTCCGCGGGACGGCGTCGACGGCGAAGTGAACATCGTCACCATCGTCGCGAAGAACCCCTCCGGAAGCGCCTCGTGGACGCTCACGGTGACGGCCCGCATCAATCCCCGCTTCTCGGGGCTTCTCACCGCAAACCCCTCGACGGTGACCATCAGCCACGGCGGCTCGCAGGTCTTCAATATCACGGCGGAGAACAACGGGAACACCATCGACAACTACCAGGTGAACGCGGTGCTCACGGGCGCCCAGGCGGACCGCTGGACGGCGACCTTCGACACGCCTGCCTTCGAACTCAACGCGAACCAGAAGAAGACAGTGAAACTCACGGTGACGGCGCCGAATGCGGCGCAGCCGGACGACGTCGTCACGATCGACGTGCAGTTGAAGTCGCTCGGGAAAGGCTCCATCGTGCGGGTGCTCCAATTGAAGGCCGTCGTCGGCGCCGCGGAGAAACAGGGGAACGGACTCCCCGGGCCCGAAGTCCCACTACTCTTGTCGGGGGTCGCCATCGTCGCGATCATGAGTGTCACGGCGCGTCGCCGCCGAGGACCGGATTAGAGCACCATGCCGCTGCCCGTTGTAGGAAACCTTAAGGGAAACACGCGCCTCGAAAGCGGCACGATGAGAGAACGCGTCGTGTATTTCTTTGGGGTCGCGTTGCTCGTGGCCTTGGCAGTCACTGCGCTCGCGCCCGGCGCCGAGGCGGCCCTGCCGCCGGAGAAATGGTCGGCATCGACGGGCTCGCCCAACGGCTCGGCGCTCGCGACGTCCAAGTCCGGCGACTTCGTCATCGCCGGGTACCAGGAGATCGGGACCGCCCGCATTCCCGGCCCCGCAAACATAGACTACGATTGTTACCTTCTGAACGTCGTGACCGGTGTACTGGCGGCACTGCCGGACGATTCGGAGTCTCTCGACGGGATGAAGGCCGTCGCGATGTCTGGCGACGGGAATTTTTCCGCGTGCGGCGCAGGCTACGACGGTTCGGTGGGCGGCCTGAACCTGCCTGGCGCGCCTCCCAATCCCGTGCCATCGACGGATTTTTGGTTCTTTGACAACCGCAAGGTGAGCGCGTTCGGGAACGGCGAGAACCAAGACTTTGCCGGGAGCAGCGTGGCCGGCAAGCTCAACCCCGAGTGGACGAAGAAACTCCCAGGCACGATCAACGCGATCGCGATCAACTGGGACGGCACTATCGTCGTCGTCGGCACGGGCCTCGCCCCGTCAAATAGCACCGTCTACGGGTTCAACAAACAAGGCGACGATGTCTGGCAGTACAAGACCAAGGGCTCGGTACTCTCGGTCGCGATGAACAGCACCGGCGAATGGATCGTGGCCGGGGCACGCCGCAATGAGGAGAGCGGGCCCGACCAGGGGAAACCGTTTGGGGAGGTCCTCATTTTCAACGAGAAGTACCGCGCGCCGGTGAACACGCCTGCGGCGGGTTCGCGCCTTCTCTTCAACTACACGATCAAAGAGACGGTGGGCGGCGACATCACGAGCATCTCGGTCTCGGAGGACGGCAAGAAAGTGGTCGCCGGTACGGCCGGCGGCAAACTCTACTATTTCCGCAACGGTATGGATTCTAACGGAAACGGCGAAGTGAGCCCGCCACAGGTCATCAACATCGGAAGGAAGATCTATCAAGTGAAGGTGGCGGCGAACGGGAGCCACGTCGTGGTCGGCGACGAATCGTTCGTTTCGCTCTACAAGTTCGAAGGGGACCTGTTGGTGAAGGCGTGGGACGACCAGGTCTTCAACCCCGTGGTTTCGGCCGACATCACGCCCGACGGCAAGTACATCGTCTCGGTCGGACAAGGTGCCATGCACGCCTATGTGAACGAGAGCTCGCAGGCGATATGGGCCGTGTCGATGCCGATCCCCCGCGTGGCCATCGCCTACTACAACAACAACCTCACACGGGTCGCCGCTGCGCCTGATAGCGTGTCCGGTGGAAACGGCCAGTTACGCTCCTTCGAGCTCGCCTACGAGACGCGCCTCGTCATCGTCAACGACGAGCACGTTCCGTTCGAGGTCATCCCCGGCGCCGAGAACCACATCGCCGTGCAGGTGCGTAACAACGGCAGCGCGTACGAGTCGTACGAAGTGACGATCGGCAACGCATCCGGCCTCGGCGTGACGCCGAACATCACGAAGTTCTCGATGCGTCCGACCGTCGATGCGTATCCCACGGACATCGAGGTCAACATGACCCTCATCCCGGACTTCGTCCTTCCCGGCGTGTACCGGTACAACGTCTCCGTCTACGCCTTCGAGTCTAACACGACGACGAACGTCACGGTGAACGTCTCGATCATCCCTCAGAACCGTCTCGAGCTACGAGTCCCCGGCGGCGACTTGGGCGGGAAACCCGGCGAATCGGTGAGTGCGCTCATCACGGCGAAGAACCTCGGCAACGACCGCCAAGTCGTCACGTTCGTCGTCGGCCAGAAGCCGCCTGGTGCCTCGAATTGGACGGTGCGCCTCGATCCGGAGACGACCTCGGTCCAGCCCGATTCCACCGCGTCGCTGAATGCGATCGTCACGATCCCGGCGGGTGCGGCGGACGGCGACATCAATGTCATCACGCTCACGGGTTACGCGGCGGAGGCCGTGGCGAAGGTGCAGTTCAAGGTCATCGTCAACCCGCAGTTCGACGTCCGGCTGGAGGCGAGCCCGCCCACGCGCGTCGTGAACCCGGGAAAGACGGCGACGATCGTCGTGAAGATAACGAATACCGGCACCCTCCAGGATATTTACACGATCACGCAGCGGCTCGACATAGTCGGTGTGGCAGGCTGGACGTCATCGTTCGACAAGAACCAGTTGACGCTTGCCCGGGGCGCGTCGGTGTCGCGTGACTTGACGGTTCGTGCCCCGGACGCATCGACCACCGGCGACAAGTTGTCGGTCAGCGTCGAGGCCGTGGGCGCCGGAGGCTCGAAGGACGCGGTCACGATGTTCTTCAACGCGGAGCCGGCCACGACCACGGGGCCTATCCCGACCCCCGGGTTCGAGCCGTTCGGCTTGATCGGGGTGGGCATCATAGGGGCATTGTCGACTGGTCGCCGCCGGAAATAAGGGGGCCGGCCGATCGGCACCGCGGGACCGGTAGCGATGTCCGCGGTCAGCCCGTCCGCGTCGATGCTCATTTCGCGACCGCGTGAAAACATTGTATTTTCACCCAGTTCTAAAGTGAAGACTTTTGTCATTGTCCCATCTGTTGGTACAAAAATCGCGCCTCGTGGATTCAATCGCGTGACTCATCCAAAATGGTTATATATCGTCCAAGCGTCCAAGGCGGCATAGGCGCTGCTGGGGTCGTACAGTAAGATAAGCACGGGTGAACCAAAATGAGCACAGGGATGCGTAAAGTTGCCGTAGCGTCAGCCGCGATTCTCCTCCTCCTTCCGGCGGTGGTCATTCTTGCCCCAGCGCAGCCGGCCCAAGCCCAGACCCAGACCTTGCCGGAGAACAACCCGGCCCTGATCAAGGCCGCTTGGAAAAACCTCCCCACGGTCACCCAATTGAACTTCAAGGAACGCAAGAATGGCGACAACTCAAAGGACGCGTCGACAACGAACGAGTTGAACATGGATCCGCGGCGCCTCAACACGTCCGCCACCGGGGGGGAACCGGCGACCGGTCCGTTGCTCCAATTCCGGCAACCGGACATCCAAACGCCGAATGGGCCCCAGAACCTCCAGCCAGAGAGTCTTGCCATCCTTGGCGTGGAG belongs to Euryarchaeota archaeon and includes:
- a CDS encoding ribosome assembly factor SBDS, whose translation is MVTLEKAIIARLESHGHKFEILVDPDFALKFKESKGKTELSSSEHLAIDAIFKDAKKGDHAGETTVKETFGTNDVAEVAKQILHKGEMQLTTEQRRVLQEQKRKLIVSTIVRNAINPQTGTPHPPLRIENAMDEAKVHVDPFKSVEEQVKEILGHLKPLIPIRFESVKVAVHLPALQAAKAYGLVKGAGTLVREEWQADGSWVGVVEMPAGMQTEFYDRLNEKTGGDNETKLVK
- a CDS encoding exosome complex exonuclease Rrp41 — protein: MKAPEGLKLFDNGRRIDGRRPDELRPIRIDAGVLKRADGSCYLEWGGNKVMAAVYGPREVHPRHDSNPTRAIVRCRYNMAAFSVGERKRPGPDRRSQEISKVTSEALAPVILTQLYPRTAVDIFVEIIEAEAGSRCAGLTAASVALADAGIPMRGLVAACAAGKVDDHVVLDLGREEDNYGDSDMPMAVIPKTGEVVLLQMDGHFTDEQFETAFDLAHRACYEIFELQKDALRRKYKDVVPQGEDEGEEGQEGGFEPVEEPNAAEEIVERER
- a CDS encoding exosome complex protein Rrp42: MVESHMVSEIKRDYILQMAKSGKRYDGRAWDEYRPIRIETGIVQQAEGSARVHIGDTEVVVGIKCEIGTPYPDSPNSGVMTTAAEMLPMASPDFEKGPPSQKSIELARVVDRGIRETETIDFDKLCIEPGEKVWMVFIDSHILDYDGNLIDACALGAMAALMTAKVPNMKKGLNIPDVPLPINHWPITCTAMKIGDKIAFDPSLTEDQVGSPRLSVSIDENGDIRAMQKGEEGGFTKEEVKHIIAMSRVKGNDIRRMLQDHVKSL
- the rpl37A gene encoding 50S ribosomal protein L37Ae; this translates as MAQRTKKVKSVGRFGARYGVSIRRRVREVEAKQRLYHACPGCGALKVKRVSTSIWQCRKCDYKFAGGAYIPDTPAGKIVFRTIRDILEGRKPVPIVVEEATDR
- a CDS encoding DNA-directed RNA polymerase subunit P, with product MNYRCGRCRKPVEFDANNIGMRCPYCGSKVFYKERPTVAKKVKAF
- a CDS encoding prefoldin subunit beta, translated to MGMSADDLPPQMRQQLQRLQQMQQQAQMIIQQRLQLEMQVRELDKTLEELEKIASDAPIYRSAGALLVRAKGRDEVKTELGEEKETAEVKLQSLKKQEAKVKESLTALQSELQSALNSLQQGAGGSTPRPAAPAGTPAGSSRRSSKQ